One region of Termitidicoccus mucosus genomic DNA includes:
- a CDS encoding glycoside hydrolase family 2 protein: protein MRFLLRHPLLLAAAAVACVSAKGDDDNKGARAFQPATLADKNVRAPFHVAAQPVRDVFNFNLDWRLHVGDPAGAQAPDFDDRAWKRVTLPHAWNEDDAFRRDIRDHSTGVAWYRKTFTLPPGSEGKKVFVEFEGVRQAGEFFLNGRAVGLSENGVMAVGLDLTDFVRPPGQPNVLAVRTDNDWDYRERATGQRYQWADKNFNANYGGLTKNARLHLAGKLYQTLPLFSNLGTTGVYVYATGHDVARGAATLTAESEVRNETAAPQTVAYRVSVADMDGRVVAIFASTDADAGEFSILDSRFSIEALPRPVEGENATGAAAPPIVPSEATCPPNRKSRIKNLATLAPGETKTLRASRRVEGLHFWSWGYGYLYTVTTELLVDGRVVDRVATRTGFRKTDFSRGLITLNDRVLQMKGHAQRTSNEWPALGLSVPPWLSDFSNGLIVEGNGNLVRWMHVTPWKQDIESCDRVGLIQAMPAGDSERDPDGRRWGQRVELMRDAIIYNRNNPSILFYECGNRGISEEHMREMKALRDAYDPHGGRAIGSREMLASRVAEYGGEMLYINKSARLPFWATEYSRDEGLRKYWDEFSPPYHRDGDGPPYRDKPAPEYNRNQDSHAIENVTRWFDYWRERPGTGARVSSGGVNIIFSDSNTHHRGAENYRRSGEVDAMRIPKDGFFAHQVMWDGWVDVERPRIHVLGHWNYAPGVVKSVHAVSSADEVEFFLNGRPLGRGAQSRRFLFTLENVAWEPGELCAVGYAKRRDGTREQVCETAHITAGEPAALRLRAMTGPAGFKADGADVALVEFEVVDAQGRRCPTALNPVTFALDGPAEWRGGIAQGPGNHILDTTLPVEGGVNRVLVRSTREAGVVTLRATSPGLRAAAVELVTTAVAADAGGLARALPADALPSYLKRGPTPATPSFTPTRIAVPIQSATAGSNAGEAWAAFDDDETTRWRNDGAIETAWLTCTLARPAVLGELTMKLTGWRQQTYPLVVLVDGQEVWRGETGRSLGYITLPLKPVRGRELTLKLVGAGESTDAFGITELEAPPPGKIPDPGSVQVRAGVLSIIELECYEAVEPPM from the coding sequence ATGCGTTTTCTGCTTCGCCATCCCCTCCTCCTCGCCGCCGCCGCTGTCGCCTGCGTTTCCGCCAAGGGCGACGACGACAACAAAGGAGCGCGGGCTTTCCAGCCCGCGACCCTCGCGGACAAAAATGTCCGTGCCCCTTTCCATGTCGCCGCACAGCCGGTGCGCGATGTTTTCAACTTCAACCTCGACTGGCGCCTGCACGTCGGCGACCCGGCGGGCGCGCAGGCGCCGGACTTCGACGACCGCGCGTGGAAGCGCGTCACACTGCCGCACGCGTGGAACGAGGACGACGCGTTCAGGCGCGACATCCGCGACCACTCGACCGGCGTCGCGTGGTATCGGAAAACCTTCACGCTCCCGCCCGGCAGCGAGGGGAAAAAGGTGTTTGTCGAGTTCGAGGGCGTGCGGCAGGCGGGCGAATTTTTCCTCAACGGCCGCGCCGTCGGCCTCAGTGAAAACGGCGTGATGGCGGTCGGCCTCGACCTCACCGACTTCGTGCGCCCGCCCGGCCAGCCCAACGTCCTCGCCGTGCGCACCGACAACGACTGGGACTACCGCGAGCGCGCCACCGGCCAGCGTTACCAGTGGGCCGACAAAAACTTCAACGCCAACTATGGCGGCCTCACCAAAAACGCGCGCCTGCACCTCGCCGGGAAACTTTACCAGACGCTGCCGCTTTTCTCGAACCTCGGCACGACCGGCGTGTATGTTTACGCGACCGGCCACGATGTCGCGCGCGGCGCGGCCACGCTCACCGCCGAGTCCGAGGTGCGCAACGAAACCGCCGCCCCGCAGACCGTCGCGTATCGCGTGTCTGTCGCCGACATGGACGGCCGCGTGGTCGCGATCTTCGCCAGCACCGACGCCGACGCCGGGGAATTTTCGATTCTCGATTCTCGATTCTCGATTGAGGCGCTACCGCGCCCGGTGGAAGGGGAGAATGCGACGGGAGCGGCAGCTCCCCCAATCGTTCCGAGCGAAGCGACATGCCCGCCAAATCGAAAATCGAGAATCAAAAATCTCGCCACGCTCGCGCCCGGCGAAACGAAAACCCTGCGCGCCTCGCGCCGCGTCGAGGGCCTGCACTTCTGGAGCTGGGGCTACGGTTATCTCTACACGGTGACGACGGAGCTGCTCGTTGACGGGCGGGTGGTGGATCGCGTCGCCACGCGCACGGGCTTTCGCAAGACGGATTTCTCGCGCGGCCTCATCACGCTCAACGACCGCGTGCTCCAGATGAAAGGCCACGCGCAGCGCACCTCGAACGAATGGCCCGCGCTCGGCCTGTCCGTGCCGCCGTGGCTGAGCGATTTCAGCAACGGCCTCATCGTCGAGGGCAACGGCAACCTCGTGCGCTGGATGCACGTCACGCCGTGGAAGCAGGACATCGAGTCGTGCGACCGCGTCGGCCTCATCCAGGCCATGCCCGCCGGCGATTCCGAGCGCGATCCCGACGGTCGCCGCTGGGGCCAGCGCGTCGAGCTCATGCGCGACGCCATCATCTACAACCGCAACAACCCCAGCATCCTTTTCTACGAGTGCGGCAACCGCGGCATCAGCGAGGAGCACATGCGCGAGATGAAGGCGCTCCGCGACGCCTACGACCCGCACGGGGGCCGCGCCATCGGCTCGCGCGAAATGCTCGCCAGCCGCGTGGCCGAATACGGCGGCGAGATGCTCTACATCAACAAAAGCGCGCGCCTCCCGTTCTGGGCCACCGAGTATTCGCGCGACGAGGGCCTGCGCAAATACTGGGACGAGTTTTCCCCGCCGTATCACCGGGACGGCGACGGCCCGCCCTACCGCGACAAACCCGCGCCCGAATACAACCGCAACCAGGACTCGCACGCCATCGAGAACGTCACGCGCTGGTTCGACTACTGGCGCGAGCGCCCCGGCACCGGCGCGCGCGTGAGCAGCGGCGGCGTGAACATCATCTTTTCCGATTCCAACACCCATCATCGCGGCGCCGAGAACTACCGCCGCAGCGGCGAGGTCGATGCCATGCGCATCCCGAAGGACGGCTTCTTCGCGCACCAGGTGATGTGGGACGGCTGGGTGGACGTGGAGCGTCCGCGCATCCACGTGCTCGGCCATTGGAACTACGCGCCCGGCGTGGTGAAGAGCGTCCACGCCGTGTCGTCCGCCGACGAGGTGGAGTTTTTCCTCAACGGCCGCCCGCTCGGGCGCGGCGCGCAGAGCCGCCGGTTCCTGTTCACGCTCGAAAACGTCGCGTGGGAGCCGGGCGAGTTGTGCGCGGTCGGCTATGCGAAACGCCGCGACGGCACGCGCGAGCAGGTTTGCGAAACCGCGCACATCACCGCGGGCGAACCCGCCGCCCTGCGCCTGCGCGCCATGACGGGCCCGGCCGGTTTCAAGGCCGACGGCGCCGACGTGGCGCTGGTCGAGTTCGAGGTCGTCGATGCGCAGGGCCGCCGCTGCCCCACCGCGCTCAATCCCGTGACCTTCGCGCTCGACGGCCCCGCCGAATGGCGCGGCGGCATCGCGCAAGGCCCGGGCAACCACATCCTCGACACCACGCTGCCCGTCGAGGGCGGCGTGAACCGCGTGCTCGTGCGCTCCACCCGCGAGGCCGGAGTCGTCACGCTGCGCGCCACCTCGCCGGGCTTGCGCGCCGCCGCCGTGGAACTCGTCACGACCGCCGTCGCCGCCGACGCGGGCGGGCTCGCGCGCGCGCTGCCGGCGGACGCCCTGCCATCGTATTTGAAGCGCGGCCCGACGCCCGCCACGCCGTCGTTCACGCCCACGCGCATCGCCGTGCCCATCCAAAGCGCCACCGCCGGTTCCAATGCCGGGGAGGCGTGGGCGGCGTTCGACGACGACGAGACCACCCGTTGGAGAAACGACGGCGCCATCGAAACGGCCTGGCTCACCTGCACGCTCGCCCGTCCCGCCGTGCTCGGCGAACTGACCATGAAACTCACTGGCTGGCGCCAGCAGACCTACCCGCTGGTCGTGCTCGTTGACGGGCAGGAAGTCTGGCGTGGCGAAACCGGGCGCAGCCTGGGTTACATCACCCTCCCACTCAAACCCGTGCGGGGCCGCGAACTCACGCTCAAGCTCGTCGGCGCCGGCGAATCCACAGACGCGTTTGGCATCACCGAACTCGAGGCGCCGCCGCCCGGAAAGATTCCCGACCCCGGCTCCGTGCAAGTCCGCGCCGGCGTGCTCAGCATCATCGAGCTGGAATGCTACGAGGCCGTCGAGCCCCCGATGTAG